A part of Leptospira inadai serovar Lyme str. 10 genomic DNA contains:
- the argH gene encoding argininosuccinate lyase encodes MSEKAKQKGKLWGGRFKEKASSILERIGESISFDRNLFKEDLQGNRAHAKMLEKIGILTQTELESILEGLDRIETEIESGTFEFRTDLEDIHMHVENRLTELKGEVGKKLHTARSRNDQVAQDVRLYIRSRILEIQGGLDSLLEALYILAEANVGTIIPGYTHLQVAQPIRASQFILAYFWMFKRDRDFFQFVRSTNDELVLGSGAMAGVNYSNDRGFLASELGLTKISPNSMDAVSGRDHLLQFLFASTQCMIHASRFCEDLILYSSQEFGLIKLPDALTTGSSIMPQKKNPDIAELIRGKAARVVGNLNHMITLLKGLPLTYNRDLQEDKLPLFDTVDTVLISLEGLEAMVREMKFRPERGERSLKEGFATATDLADFLVSQKGVPFRTAHELVGKLVSECSERGETLFTISEDVRISISPYFKGEEYSNAVALELSADKKNSYGGTAKARQIEQLKIALDCLKSLIRMEK; translated from the coding sequence GTGTCAGAGAAAGCAAAACAGAAAGGAAAACTTTGGGGGGGAAGATTCAAAGAAAAAGCCTCCTCCATACTGGAACGCATCGGCGAATCCATTTCTTTCGATCGAAACTTATTTAAGGAAGACCTGCAGGGGAATCGTGCCCACGCAAAAATGCTGGAGAAGATCGGAATCCTAACGCAAACGGAATTGGAATCGATCTTGGAAGGACTCGATCGAATCGAAACGGAAATAGAATCCGGCACATTCGAATTTCGTACCGATTTGGAAGACATCCATATGCATGTGGAAAATCGTCTGACCGAACTAAAGGGCGAAGTCGGCAAAAAACTTCATACTGCAAGATCAAGGAACGATCAGGTCGCTCAAGACGTAAGACTTTATATCCGGAGTCGGATTCTTGAAATCCAAGGAGGATTGGATTCCTTATTAGAGGCTCTTTATATTCTCGCGGAAGCGAACGTGGGCACTATTATTCCGGGATATACTCATCTACAAGTAGCGCAACCGATTCGAGCCTCCCAATTTATCCTGGCGTATTTCTGGATGTTTAAACGGGATCGAGATTTCTTCCAGTTCGTTAGATCCACGAATGACGAGCTGGTTTTGGGTTCCGGAGCCATGGCGGGGGTCAATTACTCCAACGATCGCGGATTTTTAGCTTCCGAACTCGGACTAACGAAGATTTCTCCGAACTCCATGGACGCGGTCAGCGGCAGAGATCATCTTTTACAATTTTTATTCGCGAGCACTCAATGTATGATTCACGCGTCGCGGTTCTGCGAGGACTTAATTCTGTATTCCTCGCAGGAATTCGGCTTAATAAAATTGCCCGATGCCTTAACTACAGGCTCGTCCATCATGCCTCAAAAAAAGAATCCTGATATCGCCGAGTTGATACGGGGGAAAGCCGCGAGAGTCGTAGGAAATTTAAATCACATGATTACTCTCTTAAAAGGTCTGCCTTTAACTTATAATCGGGATTTGCAGGAGGATAAGTTACCTTTGTTCGACACCGTGGATACGGTTTTGATCAGCCTGGAAGGATTAGAAGCCATGGTTCGAGAAATGAAGTTTCGCCCCGAGAGAGGAGAGCGCTCCCTGAAAGAGGGTTTTGCAACGGCTACGGATTTAGCCGATTTTCTCGTGAGTCAAAAAGGGGTGCCATTTCGGACGGCACACGAACTTGTCGGAAAACTCGTGTCGGAATGTAGCGAAAGAGGGGAGACCCTCTTTACGATTTCGGAAGATGTTCGCATATCGATTTCTCCTTACTTTAAAGGAGAAGAATATTCTAATGCCGTTGCCTTGGAATTATCCGCGGATAAAAAGAACAGTTATGGCGGGACGGCTAAGGCTCGCCAGATCGAGCAGTTAAAAATCGCTCTGGATTGCTTAAAATCTTTAATAAGGATGGAGAAATGA
- a CDS encoding peptidylprolyl isomerase, which translates to MNRLLLISLLSIVVIGACKNNPYSEQKYRPEPYTVAQVMVHRLDQNYLGLPDKPGIYAVIQTSQGDLVAELFDKDAPKTVQNFIDLAQGEKEFTARNGQKQKKPFYDGLTFHRVIEGFMIQGGCPNGDGTGGPGYRFEDEINAKSLGLDKQRVGQVPYYTGQLQRVVIQEMGIKSMREFEDKKEEFEKNFEQAKNLSVMEVLYRLGYRYNEVVNSHRSIKGALAMANAGPNTNGSQFFINQVDTPHLDGLHTIFGQIVRGTEVVDKIVASGNSKSTIRHILIVDRRAVNP; encoded by the coding sequence ATGAATCGTCTCTTACTAATATCGTTACTCAGCATCGTCGTAATCGGAGCCTGCAAGAATAATCCGTATTCTGAGCAAAAATATCGCCCGGAACCGTATACCGTGGCTCAGGTGATGGTTCACCGATTGGATCAAAACTATTTGGGGCTTCCCGACAAACCGGGAATTTATGCGGTGATACAAACCAGTCAGGGTGATTTAGTCGCCGAGCTCTTCGACAAGGACGCGCCTAAAACCGTGCAAAATTTCATCGATCTGGCTCAAGGCGAAAAAGAATTTACCGCGAGAAATGGACAGAAGCAAAAAAAACCGTTTTATGACGGACTTACCTTTCATCGCGTGATCGAAGGCTTTATGATCCAGGGAGGATGCCCCAATGGAGACGGAACCGGAGGGCCGGGATATCGGTTCGAGGACGAAATCAATGCCAAGTCTCTCGGTTTGGATAAGCAGAGAGTCGGGCAGGTTCCCTATTATACGGGGCAATTGCAAAGAGTCGTGATTCAGGAAATGGGGATCAAGAGTATGAGGGAATTCGAAGACAAGAAGGAAGAGTTCGAAAAGAACTTCGAACAGGCCAAGAATCTCTCAGTCATGGAAGTACTGTATCGGCTGGGCTACCGATATAACGAAGTTGTAAATAGTCATAGGTCGATTAAAGGGGCCCTCGCGATGGCAAACGCGGGACCGAATACCAATGGATCTCAATTTTTTATCAATCAAGTCGATACGCCGCATCTGGACGGTCTGCATACGATTTTTGGTCAGATAGTTAGGGGTACCGAGGTTGTGGATAAGATCGTCGCTTCAGGGAACTCAAAATCGACCATTCGGCATATCTTGATCGTCGATCGGAGAGCCGTGAATCCATGA
- the fliM gene encoding flagellar motor switch protein FliM: MTEILSQDEIDALLNAISSGEVSEDEYSSVGEQKKVKIYDFKRPDKFSKDQIRTLQMMHETFARLATTGLSAQLRALVHVHVAAVDQLTYEEFIRSIPNPTTLAVINMDPLRGSAILEIDPSISFTIIDRLFGGKGETAKISRELSEIEMSVMEGIIVRILGNMREAWSTVIDLRPRLGNIETNPQFAQVVPPNDMVVLINLETKIGEVEGLTNLCIPYITIEPIINKLSAQYWYSSIRKGELDENRSIIQERLDQVQIPVIAEVGSVDISILDFMNLTVGDVVKLENTTTRADMLVKVGERKKFKCLPGRVGNRLAIQIGDRVEDIPDELLGSTRSEQEY, translated from the coding sequence ATGACCGAAATTCTATCGCAAGATGAAATCGACGCCCTGCTCAACGCCATCTCGAGCGGAGAAGTTAGCGAGGACGAGTATTCCTCGGTAGGCGAACAAAAAAAAGTAAAGATCTACGATTTCAAGCGTCCGGATAAGTTCTCAAAAGACCAAATCCGTACCTTGCAGATGATGCACGAAACCTTTGCTCGATTGGCGACTACTGGACTATCCGCGCAGTTACGAGCGCTGGTCCATGTTCACGTTGCGGCGGTAGACCAGTTGACCTACGAGGAATTTATCCGGTCCATCCCGAATCCAACCACGCTTGCAGTGATCAATATGGACCCGTTACGAGGCTCGGCGATTTTGGAAATCGATCCCTCGATTTCGTTTACGATTATCGACCGTCTCTTCGGCGGCAAGGGTGAGACCGCTAAAATCTCCCGAGAGCTCTCCGAAATCGAGATGAGCGTAATGGAAGGAATTATCGTTCGAATCCTGGGAAATATGAGAGAGGCTTGGTCGACTGTGATCGATCTCCGGCCTCGATTGGGGAATATCGAAACAAATCCTCAATTCGCTCAGGTGGTTCCTCCCAACGACATGGTGGTCTTAATTAATTTGGAGACCAAGATCGGGGAAGTAGAGGGGTTAACGAACCTTTGTATTCCGTATATAACGATCGAGCCGATCATTAATAAACTTTCCGCTCAATATTGGTACTCTTCCATTCGGAAAGGCGAATTGGATGAGAACAGATCGATTATTCAGGAACGGTTGGATCAGGTTCAGATTCCGGTGATAGCCGAAGTCGGATCAGTCGATATTTCGATTTTGGATTTTATGAATTTAACGGTCGGAGACGTGGTTAAGCTGGAAAATACCACTACTCGTGCCGACATGTTGGTGAAAGTGGGAGAGAGGAAGAAGTTCAAATGTCTTCCAGGGCGGGTCGGAAATCGTCTTGCGATTCAAATCGGCGATAGGGTGGAAGATATTCCGGACGAATTACTCGGATCTACTCGTTCCGAACAGGAATATTAA
- a CDS encoding ferredoxin, which yields MATTKIAYVDKDNCTSCNQCADNLPKYFQMDDNDTSETHIGGDQINQAPIPEEEWKIVQKEMDECPGECIHWKK from the coding sequence ATGGCAACGACTAAAATAGCCTATGTAGACAAGGATAACTGCACCTCCTGTAATCAGTGTGCGGATAACCTTCCCAAGTACTTTCAAATGGACGATAACGATACTTCCGAAACTCATATCGGTGGAGATCAGATTAACCAGGCTCCAATTCCGGAAGAGGAGTGGAAAATCGTTCAAAAAGAAATGGATGAATGCCCGGGTGAGTGCATTCACTGGAAAAAGTAA
- the lsa33 gene encoding surface adhesin Lsa33, with protein MKRIAIVCVLILTTLVTDCRKAKEDLQGGVITFVKGTVKLFDKVGKEKPGAVNSFLLPEDRIETGKDSYADLQLADGVVIRIKENTILAMKKIFVDSKNGEIFADLNLNKGKIFSKVATKLSKTSQFNVSTPTVVASVRGTDFQVEENGKTANTLVSNGSVSVTDADDPNKQVVAEAGKKVSSDGKELTEGELSDAERQELENDSATIQSITEEQRAKIQEILKDFQENKALILQGLEDQKQRNKDLIESAKEENRKLLEDTKNAGKEEKEAIRKSGAEEKEKVKSSMDDAKKDLENQRKSLKEQALPK; from the coding sequence ATGAAACGTATTGCTATCGTTTGCGTATTGATTCTGACGACGCTGGTAACGGACTGTCGTAAAGCGAAGGAAGATTTGCAGGGTGGAGTGATCACCTTTGTAAAAGGAACCGTTAAATTATTCGACAAAGTCGGAAAGGAAAAGCCGGGAGCGGTGAATTCCTTTTTGCTTCCGGAAGATCGCATCGAAACCGGTAAAGATTCTTATGCCGATTTACAACTGGCCGACGGGGTCGTGATTCGGATCAAAGAAAACACGATTCTCGCCATGAAAAAGATCTTTGTGGATTCCAAAAACGGAGAGATCTTTGCGGACCTCAATCTGAATAAAGGGAAGATCTTTTCTAAAGTCGCGACCAAATTAAGCAAAACCAGTCAATTCAACGTTAGTACGCCGACCGTTGTGGCCTCCGTAAGAGGAACGGATTTCCAAGTGGAAGAAAACGGTAAGACCGCAAATACATTGGTGTCCAACGGATCCGTTTCGGTTACCGATGCGGACGATCCGAACAAACAGGTAGTTGCGGAAGCAGGCAAGAAAGTCAGCTCCGACGGGAAAGAGTTGACGGAGGGTGAACTTTCGGATGCCGAGCGCCAAGAATTAGAAAATGACTCCGCTACGATTCAATCGATAACGGAAGAGCAAAGGGCAAAAATTCAGGAAATTCTAAAGGATTTCCAAGAAAATAAAGCTCTGATACTCCAAGGACTGGAAGATCAAAAACAAAGAAATAAAGACCTAATCGAAAGCGCAAAAGAGGAAAATCGCAAACTTTTAGAAGATACTAAAAATGCCGGTAAGGAAGAAAAAGAGGCAATACGTAAATCGGGCGCCGAAGAAAAGGAAAAAGTAAAATCATCGATGGACGATGCTAAGAAAGATTTGGAGAACCAACGTAAGTCTCTGAAAGAACAAGCACTTCCAAAATAA
- a CDS encoding SemiSWEET transporter: protein MEPGSWIGYLASLLTTLSFVPQVVKVVLEGKTRDISRNMYVVLSVGVGLWLAYGIIREDLPIILANAFTLIFTTTILYFKLKEKEES, encoded by the coding sequence ATGGAACCGGGAAGCTGGATCGGCTACCTCGCCTCTCTTCTGACGACCCTATCTTTCGTTCCCCAAGTCGTTAAAGTGGTTTTAGAGGGAAAAACTCGGGACATCTCCCGGAACATGTATGTCGTTTTATCCGTCGGAGTCGGTCTTTGGCTGGCTTACGGAATCATCCGGGAAGATTTGCCGATCATCCTTGCAAACGCGTTTACCCTAATTTTTACTACGACAATTCTCTATTTTAAATTAAAGGAAAAAGAAGAATCTTAA
- the queF gene encoding preQ(1) synthase, producing MDDRQQETGASSYDGRQDHIPALKLPEIESFANVYEGKDYTIDFTIPEFTAVCPKTGLPDFGTIEISYIPRDRCIELKSLKEYILAFRNLGIFHENVVNRILEDLVKSVEPKFIRVKGDYNLRGGIKTVVTREYRLEGK from the coding sequence ATGGACGACCGACAACAAGAAACAGGAGCATCTTCCTATGACGGAAGGCAGGATCATATTCCCGCCCTGAAACTTCCCGAGATAGAATCTTTCGCCAATGTGTACGAAGGGAAGGATTACACAATCGATTTTACCATACCGGAATTTACCGCGGTTTGTCCTAAAACCGGGTTACCCGATTTTGGAACCATCGAAATCAGTTACATCCCTCGGGACCGTTGCATCGAATTGAAATCGTTAAAGGAATATATTTTAGCGTTTAGAAATCTCGGAATTTTTCATGAAAACGTTGTAAATCGAATCCTAGAGGATTTAGTAAAATCCGTGGAGCCGAAATTCATACGTGTAAAAGGCGATTATAATCTTCGGGGCGGAATTAAAACCGTTGTTACTAGAGAATATCGTTTAGAAGGCAAGTAA
- the guaA gene encoding glutamine-hydrolyzing GMP synthase codes for MNQRKVIGIVDFGGQYAHLIASRIRRLGAYSEILSNEESEDAYRGLAGLILSGGPESVYEDASPSISARVFDLGIPVLGICYGHQLMMKLLGGEVRKAGVAEYGQASLDLDPKDGSELLKGYTGGEVVWMSHGDEVVHLPKGFRVTASSADCKFAVVENISARKFGIQFHPEVTHTQKGNELLKNFIRICGAENTWDLTQYLSLKEEELRKTIPPDKKVFLLVSGGVDSTVSYLLLTKALGKDRVKGVLIDTGFMRKDEVLHLEENLTPQGIHLHVHDASDLFYENLKGKTDPEEKRKIVGNLFLQAQEDCAKELGLNSDEWLLGQGTIYPDTIESGGTKHSHTIKTHHNRVEAIQKLMEEGKVVEPIQDLYKDEVRELGTYLGLPKQLTLRHPFPGPGLVVRMISQKQDTSQPVQNELESILQEFPGVSGKLLPVASVGVKGDRRSYAHCAVLSGEKSWEDWNKISTHITNRSSSVNRVVLLVAPSKVSVKDLQFSFQSLDLDRKNSDLLREADAAVENVLQERKIYGDIWQMPVVLLPIGNSPEERSIVLRPVNSQEAMTASFFPLQPEVLRDLERNLLSISKIRYVFFDLTNKPPGTIEWE; via the coding sequence ATGAACCAACGTAAAGTCATAGGCATCGTCGATTTTGGCGGCCAGTACGCTCATCTAATCGCTTCCAGAATCCGAAGATTGGGAGCTTATTCCGAAATTCTTTCCAATGAGGAATCCGAGGATGCGTACCGAGGACTTGCCGGATTAATTCTTTCCGGAGGACCGGAAAGCGTTTATGAGGACGCATCTCCTTCCATATCGGCTCGGGTCTTCGATTTAGGGATTCCTGTTTTAGGAATTTGTTACGGTCATCAATTGATGATGAAGCTCTTGGGAGGAGAAGTAAGAAAGGCGGGCGTTGCGGAATACGGTCAGGCATCCTTAGACTTGGATCCTAAAGACGGATCCGAGCTCCTGAAAGGATATACGGGCGGAGAAGTGGTTTGGATGAGTCATGGCGACGAAGTCGTTCACTTACCGAAAGGGTTTCGAGTCACTGCTTCCTCCGCGGATTGCAAATTTGCGGTCGTAGAGAATATCTCCGCCAGGAAATTCGGAATTCAATTTCATCCGGAAGTAACTCATACCCAAAAAGGCAACGAACTCTTGAAAAATTTCATCCGGATATGCGGAGCTGAAAATACCTGGGATCTAACGCAGTATCTTTCCTTAAAAGAAGAAGAATTACGCAAAACGATTCCACCGGATAAAAAGGTATTTTTACTCGTTTCAGGCGGAGTCGATTCCACCGTTTCCTATCTATTGCTTACCAAGGCATTGGGAAAGGATAGGGTCAAAGGAGTTTTGATCGACACCGGGTTTATGCGAAAGGACGAAGTTTTACACTTGGAGGAAAATTTGACTCCTCAAGGGATCCATCTCCATGTGCACGATGCCTCCGACCTTTTTTACGAGAATTTAAAAGGAAAAACGGATCCGGAAGAAAAACGGAAGATCGTGGGCAATCTATTCTTACAAGCTCAGGAAGATTGTGCGAAAGAGTTGGGCCTGAATTCGGATGAGTGGCTCCTGGGCCAAGGAACAATCTACCCGGATACGATTGAAAGCGGCGGAACAAAGCATTCGCATACGATTAAAACGCACCATAATCGGGTCGAAGCGATTCAGAAATTAATGGAAGAGGGGAAGGTCGTCGAACCGATTCAGGATCTATATAAAGACGAGGTTCGGGAATTGGGCACGTATCTTGGGCTTCCAAAGCAATTGACCCTTCGACATCCTTTTCCGGGTCCGGGCTTGGTCGTAAGAATGATTTCTCAAAAGCAAGATACGAGCCAACCGGTCCAGAACGAACTAGAAAGCATCCTACAGGAATTTCCGGGAGTTTCGGGAAAACTTCTACCTGTGGCTTCGGTCGGGGTAAAAGGAGATAGACGATCGTACGCGCATTGTGCCGTTCTTTCGGGGGAGAAAAGTTGGGAGGATTGGAATAAAATCTCCACTCATATTACGAACCGAAGTTCTTCCGTGAATCGCGTAGTCCTCTTAGTTGCTCCTAGTAAAGTCTCCGTGAAGGATTTACAGTTTTCCTTTCAGAGCCTGGACCTGGATCGGAAAAATTCCGATCTACTGCGTGAAGCGGATGCCGCAGTGGAAAACGTTTTACAAGAACGGAAAATTTACGGTGACATCTGGCAAATGCCGGTGGTTTTACTTCCTATCGGTAATTCTCCGGAAGAAAGAAGTATCGTTCTGAGACCGGTGAACTCACAGGAAGCTATGACTGCGAGTTTCTTTCCGTTGCAACCGGAAGTCTTACGGGACTTGGAAAGAAATCTCCTTTCGATTTCCAAGATTCGCTATGTGTTCTTTGATCTGACGAACAAGCCGCCGGGAACGATCGAGTGGGAATAG
- a CDS encoding O-antigen ligase family protein, protein MRVPTSQNPHLRFQDLSFVAERASFYSFLLFLSAFPLSVSFSQVFAGLSIFSFLLSGKRRWQKVRPFLLPWCFVLTAYFLVFLSSLVHLGEYSHFWRSFTRESEAGDFWLSFLFPIGAAHASNKDNTKLLGRFLWCSLALLLVSGFVSIFSEYRLGKFISNGFQNAPGDRRQHPAGLLFGIQTYLPIGLMNTHLTYGGLVSLFLPGIFAKFWESLRNRSLARFLFFSGILLVSSWIFLLNQSKSAWLGVIFVCVFILLRSILETKYRFTGKLLLKSLFAGVLLIAILGTGAKFLYEQNWLLQRTISQTLQVQTPENQRYWIYKNSLPILELTSLLGVGGGKFKASHKKISERTISEQEQLWYELEITPNAHAHNDLLQFAIIGGWTSAVFLVLFFFFLFRRIGVFQSDEKGPSLIGVGSLWVAGFFQCYLLDDEVALPFYALSGILFGQQKEASLSSVKFTGIVLAVPFLLNLAFWIFRLQTPTELAYSRQVKSADPVYAKQLEDRILPFRIAAKERANRLEKVVTVPNASGNSSAQIEGCLTHRFPNPPTLRKEPYQIGIYIRPNALNPPKEMRITVIGRESFDEDQLYWSHSQNDLATETIKLTPGWNRFIWKETSKLQPSIRFPEGVFFRDFRIDWLGYDLAKPMDLPALDFGDLCDFKQ, encoded by the coding sequence ATGCGAGTACCGACTTCTCAGAATCCACATTTAAGATTTCAGGACCTATCTTTCGTCGCTGAGCGGGCGTCTTTCTACTCCTTCCTTCTTTTTTTATCGGCATTTCCTCTATCGGTTTCTTTCTCCCAAGTTTTTGCAGGTTTATCCATCTTCTCCTTTCTACTCTCGGGGAAGCGCCGCTGGCAAAAAGTGCGACCGTTTTTGCTTCCTTGGTGCTTCGTGCTGACTGCCTATTTTCTGGTTTTCTTATCCTCATTGGTTCACCTAGGAGAATATTCCCATTTTTGGAGAAGCTTTACAAGAGAATCCGAAGCTGGAGATTTTTGGTTAAGTTTCTTATTTCCCATCGGAGCTGCGCATGCATCCAACAAAGATAACACAAAGCTCCTGGGCCGTTTCTTATGGTGCTCCCTTGCATTACTATTGGTATCCGGATTCGTTTCTATTTTTAGCGAATATCGTTTAGGCAAATTCATTTCGAACGGATTTCAAAATGCACCCGGCGATCGCAGACAACACCCTGCCGGTCTTCTTTTCGGAATACAGACTTATCTACCGATCGGTTTGATGAATACGCATTTAACGTACGGAGGGCTAGTCTCACTTTTCCTACCCGGGATCTTCGCGAAATTTTGGGAATCCCTGCGGAACCGTTCTCTTGCGCGATTTCTATTTTTTAGCGGAATACTTTTAGTTTCTTCCTGGATATTCTTATTGAACCAAAGCAAATCCGCCTGGTTAGGAGTGATCTTCGTTTGCGTCTTTATTTTACTCCGATCGATTCTAGAAACGAAGTATCGGTTCACGGGAAAGCTTCTTTTAAAAAGTCTTTTCGCCGGCGTTCTTTTGATTGCGATACTAGGAACCGGAGCCAAATTCTTATACGAACAAAATTGGCTGTTGCAGAGAACCATCTCTCAAACACTGCAGGTGCAAACCCCGGAAAACCAAAGATATTGGATTTATAAAAATAGCCTCCCAATTTTAGAACTCACTTCGCTTTTAGGAGTCGGAGGCGGTAAATTCAAAGCCTCGCATAAGAAAATTTCGGAGAGAACGATTTCCGAACAGGAACAGCTTTGGTATGAACTGGAGATCACACCGAATGCTCATGCGCATAATGATCTACTCCAATTTGCTATTATCGGTGGGTGGACGAGTGCGGTGTTTCTCGTCCTGTTTTTCTTTTTTCTCTTTCGTAGAATCGGTGTTTTTCAGTCGGACGAAAAAGGACCATCCTTGATCGGTGTAGGGTCCTTATGGGTTGCGGGCTTTTTTCAATGCTATCTATTGGATGACGAAGTCGCGCTTCCTTTTTATGCGCTGTCAGGAATTCTATTCGGACAGCAAAAAGAAGCGTCCCTCTCGTCCGTTAAATTTACCGGAATCGTATTGGCGGTCCCGTTTTTATTAAATCTAGCTTTCTGGATATTTCGACTCCAAACGCCGACCGAGTTGGCGTATTCGAGACAAGTCAAGTCGGCCGATCCGGTCTACGCGAAACAATTAGAGGACAGGATTTTACCGTTTCGTATCGCTGCAAAGGAGAGAGCGAATCGCCTAGAAAAAGTCGTTACTGTTCCGAATGCTTCGGGAAATAGTTCCGCTCAAATCGAAGGATGCCTAACTCACCGATTTCCGAATCCTCCTACCCTTCGAAAGGAGCCGTATCAAATCGGAATCTATATTCGACCGAATGCTCTCAATCCTCCGAAAGAGATGAGAATTACCGTCATCGGTCGCGAGTCCTTTGACGAAGACCAACTGTATTGGTCTCACTCGCAAAACGATTTAGCAACCGAAACGATAAAATTAACGCCGGGTTGGAATAGGTTTATCTGGAAGGAAACTTCCAAGCTACAACCTTCTATCCGATTTCCGGAAGGGGTTTTCTTTCGAGATTTTAGGATCGACTGGCTGGGTTATGATCTTGCAAAACCGATGGATTTACCCGCTTTAGATTTCGGTGATTTATGTGATTTTAAGCAATAA
- a CDS encoding glycosyltransferase family 2 protein: MSEKSLESAKSTHKKKKGSISSVSSSSVQRFAKKLSVVVITYNEEKNIADCIRSCRDVAEEIVILDSDSTDKTEEICRSFPEVRFFSQKFRGHVQQKNDAISLCKNEWILSLDADERLSEELKQSLRNFLDTPDDGSIDGLKTARLTFHMGRFIRFSGWYPQTKFRIFRKSKARWAGENPHDYLVVEGKGIKATGDILHYSFRDLAQQVDTINKFSSIVAWTRARKGRRFSLLRTIYKPFGKFLEIYFFKLGILDGFPGFTIAISSAYSTFLKEAKIYELGKKLIQRPSNLREDYEG; the protein is encoded by the coding sequence ATGTCTGAAAAATCGTTAGAATCCGCTAAAAGCACACACAAAAAAAAGAAAGGGTCGATTTCGAGCGTCTCTTCTTCCTCGGTCCAACGCTTTGCAAAAAAATTATCCGTGGTCGTTATCACATATAACGAAGAAAAGAATATTGCGGATTGTATTCGTTCCTGTCGAGACGTTGCCGAAGAAATTGTAATCCTAGATTCCGATAGCACGGATAAAACGGAAGAAATCTGTAGATCCTTTCCCGAAGTTCGATTTTTTTCCCAAAAATTCAGAGGGCATGTGCAACAAAAAAACGATGCCATCTCATTATGTAAGAACGAATGGATATTATCGTTGGATGCGGATGAAAGGCTAAGTGAAGAGCTGAAACAATCTCTTAGGAATTTTCTGGATACGCCCGATGACGGGTCTATAGACGGACTCAAGACCGCTAGGCTTACGTTTCATATGGGGAGATTTATTCGGTTTTCGGGATGGTATCCGCAGACGAAATTTAGGATATTTCGAAAATCTAAAGCTAGATGGGCCGGCGAAAATCCTCACGACTATCTCGTAGTCGAAGGCAAAGGAATCAAAGCGACAGGGGATATCCTTCATTACAGTTTTAGGGATCTGGCCCAGCAAGTGGACACGATCAATAAGTTTTCCTCCATTGTGGCTTGGACCAGGGCGAGAAAAGGAAGGCGTTTTTCTTTGCTTCGGACGATATACAAACCTTTCGGAAAGTTTCTAGAAATTTATTTTTTTAAACTAGGCATTCTGGACGGATTTCCCGGATTTACGATAGCGATTTCTTCCGCGTATTCGACTTTTTTGAAGGAAGCGAAAATCTACGAATTAGGAAAAAAGCTGATTCAGAGACCTTCCAATCTTAGGGAAGATTACGAAGGCTAA
- a CDS encoding LBBP_01157 family protein: MAKKKKSSSFWKRLLFWRKSDRAETELEEHSVRESRGYTWELKDLREKVDRFFLTRKKAAGLVFESADLKLTKNNRHLFRLEGKEKSGREYSLVLATGNYLTEQNGKVTGVIFLTEAELNRLLTFDQKSLKGILSGIREPKWEEESWAVLQEDPELKKSSDSWKEILSWEPIWSQQVIINLRPNVLAVLLVFLGKEFEEFFHKNSAERVREMVSKELYFLNVSGNKNSPHSENVSLYEFDLAKKELESVLVRIRSKREK; encoded by the coding sequence ATGGCAAAAAAAAAGAAAAGCTCCTCCTTTTGGAAAAGGCTTCTTTTCTGGCGCAAATCGGATCGTGCTGAAACCGAGCTTGAAGAACATTCGGTTCGGGAGAGTCGCGGATATACATGGGAATTGAAGGATTTGCGGGAAAAAGTAGATCGATTTTTTCTCACTAGAAAAAAAGCCGCCGGTCTTGTTTTCGAATCGGCCGATCTAAAGCTGACGAAGAATAATCGACATCTCTTTCGGCTAGAAGGAAAGGAAAAATCCGGAAGGGAGTATTCACTGGTCTTAGCGACCGGAAATTATTTGACCGAACAAAATGGAAAAGTTACGGGAGTTATTTTTTTGACCGAGGCCGAACTGAATCGACTTCTTACCTTCGATCAAAAAAGCCTAAAAGGAATTCTATCGGGAATTCGGGAACCGAAATGGGAGGAAGAATCCTGGGCGGTCTTGCAGGAAGATCCCGAACTAAAAAAATCTTCGGATTCCTGGAAGGAAATTCTAAGCTGGGAACCGATCTGGAGCCAGCAGGTCATTATCAATCTCAGACCGAACGTTCTTGCGGTGCTTTTGGTTTTTCTCGGGAAAGAGTTCGAAGAATTCTTCCACAAAAATTCGGCGGAGCGAGTTCGAGAAATGGTTTCTAAAGAACTGTATTTTTTAAACGTAAGCGGAAATAAAAATTCTCCCCATTCGGAGAACGTATCTTTATACGAATTTGATTTAGCTAAAAAGGAATTGGAATCCGTTTTGGTTCGAATTCGGTCCAAAAGAGAGAAATGA